From a region of the Agrobacterium tumefaciens genome:
- a CDS encoding putative DNA modification/repair radical SAM protein — MRKSIKERLAILSDAAKYDASCASSGTTKRNSSASGGLGSTEGSGICHAYAPDGRCISLLKILLTNFCIYDCAYCINRSSSNVERARFTVEEVVWLTLEFYRRNYIEGLFLSSGIIRSSDHTMEELVRVARELRVTHGFRGYIHLKSIPEASAHLVEEAGLYADRLSINIELPTDSGIGKFAPEKHPNNIRRSMADIRLKIEEAGEPTLKSKRVKKFAPAGQSTQMIVGADGADDGTILSTSARLYGSYGLRRVYYSAFSPIPDSSKNLPLIKPPLMREHRLYQADWLYRFYGFDIGEIISTQKNGMLDLDIDPKLAWALGNRQSFPVDVNKADRELLLRVPGFGVKTVNSILSSRRFRRLRLEDIGRFGASLKKVKAFVVADGWVPGKLTERPDLRAMFAPQPEQLSLL, encoded by the coding sequence ATGAGAAAGTCAATCAAAGAGCGGCTTGCCATTCTTTCGGACGCAGCGAAGTACGATGCGTCTTGTGCGTCCAGTGGCACCACGAAACGAAACTCTTCCGCAAGCGGCGGTCTTGGCTCTACAGAAGGTTCGGGCATCTGCCACGCTTATGCGCCAGATGGTCGATGCATCTCCCTGTTGAAAATCCTGCTGACCAATTTCTGTATCTACGATTGCGCCTATTGCATCAATCGCTCCTCAAGCAATGTCGAGCGGGCACGCTTTACCGTCGAGGAGGTCGTCTGGTTGACGCTGGAGTTCTATCGGCGAAACTACATCGAGGGCCTTTTTTTATCCTCCGGCATCATTCGCTCGTCTGACCATACGATGGAAGAACTGGTGCGTGTCGCACGCGAATTGAGAGTAACGCATGGATTTCGCGGCTACATCCATCTGAAATCCATTCCGGAAGCGTCTGCGCATCTCGTGGAAGAAGCCGGACTCTACGCCGACCGTCTGTCGATCAATATCGAGCTTCCCACCGATAGCGGTATCGGCAAATTCGCGCCGGAGAAACATCCCAACAATATCCGACGGTCGATGGCCGATATTCGCCTCAAGATCGAAGAGGCGGGTGAGCCGACGCTGAAAAGCAAGCGTGTCAAAAAGTTTGCTCCCGCAGGGCAAAGCACGCAGATGATCGTTGGCGCCGATGGTGCGGATGACGGCACCATTCTTTCAACAAGTGCGCGACTCTATGGCAGCTATGGTTTGCGACGCGTCTATTATTCAGCCTTCAGCCCGATCCCTGATTCATCGAAAAATCTGCCGTTGATCAAGCCGCCACTGATGCGGGAGCACAGGCTGTATCAGGCCGATTGGCTTTACCGGTTTTACGGCTTCGATATTGGAGAAATTATCTCCACACAAAAGAATGGGATGCTGGACCTCGACATCGACCCGAAGCTCGCTTGGGCGCTCGGCAATCGGCAGTCGTTTCCGGTGGATGTGAACAAGGCGGATCGAGAGCTTTTGCTGCGGGTTCCGGGATTTGGCGTCAAGACCGTCAATTCAATCCTGTCATCCCGGAGATTTCGCCGGCTGCGGCTCGAGGATATCGGTCGCTTTGGCGCTTCCTTGAAAAAGGTGAAGGCGTTTGTGGTGGCAGATGGCTGGGTGCCGGGAAAACTGACGGAACGCCCTGATCTGCGTGCCATGTTCGCGCCGCAGCCGGAACAATTGTCGTTGCTGTAA
- the greA gene encoding transcription elongation factor GreA, with the protein MVEKVPMTQGGFVKLQEELRWRQQEERPRIIEAISEARAHGDLSENAEYHAAKEAQSHNEGRITELEDLTARAEVIDLSKMSGSKIKFGATVKLVDEDSDEEKTYQIVGDQEADVKAGRISISSPIARALIGKEVGDSIEVNAPGGARGYEILAVQWG; encoded by the coding sequence ATGGTAGAAAAAGTACCGATGACTCAGGGTGGATTCGTCAAGTTGCAGGAAGAGCTGCGTTGGCGCCAGCAGGAGGAGCGTCCGCGCATCATCGAGGCAATTTCGGAAGCGCGCGCCCACGGCGACCTTTCGGAAAACGCCGAATACCACGCCGCCAAGGAAGCCCAGAGCCACAATGAAGGCCGCATCACCGAACTGGAAGATCTGACCGCCCGTGCGGAAGTCATCGATCTGTCCAAGATGTCCGGCTCCAAGATCAAGTTTGGCGCCACTGTGAAGCTTGTCGATGAGGATAGCGACGAAGAAAAGACCTACCAAATCGTTGGCGACCAAGAAGCCGACGTGAAGGCTGGCCGCATCTCCATTTCTTCGCCCATCGCCCGCGCCCTGATTGGCAAGGAAGTCGGCGACAGCATCGAAGTTAACGCACCGGGCGGCGCAAGAGGATACGAGATCCTCGCCGTACAGTGGGGCTGA
- a CDS encoding UdgX family uracil-DNA binding protein (This protein belongs to the uracil DNA glycosylase superfamily, members of which act in excision repair of DNA. However, it belongs more specifically to UdgX branch, whose founding member was found to bind uracil in DNA (where it does not belong), without cleaving it, appears to promote DNA repair by a pathway involving RecA, rather than base excision.): protein MYRIVLEGRGDFAEWRNAARACLLAGISPDQIDWRCRDDGADLFGFDEGSVFPAATGSASFSVPSAFLPLAEAVICHSDRARFALLYRLLWRLREDRALLQFKSDADVVDARHMEKSVRRDSHKMTAFVRFKEVPLAEEEVGRRRFIAWFEPDHFIVERKADFFQRRFTDMDWLIATPKGSARWDGETLKTSREAAEKPDLSDEADELWRTYYANIFNPARLKIKAMTAEMPKKYWKNLPEAALIPDLILGAEARVLEMAAKAASEPQPFHHRLQTARTNMPAPELPDANSLGGLRDKAQGCTLCPIHCKATQTVFGEGPADADVMIVGEQPGDHEDLAGRPFVGPAGKVFDQTLAVVGMDRSKLYVTNAVKHFKYESRGKKRIHQRPDAGEVQRCRWWLTREIDLIQPKLIVAMGATAVFALTGMKEKLSDLRGKPIPMDGGRMLFITVHPSYLLRIPESAKRNEELQRFQDDMTSIRRLVDTGIVA from the coding sequence ATGTACAGGATCGTGCTGGAGGGACGGGGAGATTTTGCCGAGTGGCGCAATGCCGCGCGCGCCTGTCTTCTGGCCGGTATTTCACCAGACCAGATAGACTGGCGATGTCGTGACGATGGCGCGGATTTGTTTGGTTTTGACGAGGGCTCCGTTTTCCCCGCAGCAACAGGTTCCGCGTCTTTCAGTGTTCCCTCTGCATTCCTGCCGCTTGCCGAGGCCGTCATCTGTCACAGTGATCGTGCCCGGTTTGCTCTGCTCTATCGTTTGTTGTGGCGGTTGCGTGAAGATCGGGCACTTCTGCAATTCAAATCCGACGCGGATGTCGTTGACGCCCGGCACATGGAAAAATCCGTCCGTCGCGACAGTCACAAGATGACGGCCTTTGTCCGTTTCAAGGAAGTGCCCCTGGCTGAAGAGGAGGTCGGTCGGCGGCGGTTTATCGCATGGTTTGAGCCGGATCACTTCATTGTGGAGCGCAAGGCCGATTTTTTCCAACGGCGGTTCACAGACATGGATTGGCTGATTGCAACCCCGAAGGGATCTGCCCGATGGGATGGAGAGACGTTGAAGACGTCGCGGGAGGCGGCAGAAAAACCCGATCTATCCGATGAAGCGGATGAACTCTGGCGGACCTATTACGCCAATATTTTCAATCCGGCCCGATTGAAGATCAAGGCTATGACGGCGGAGATGCCAAAGAAATATTGGAAAAACCTGCCTGAGGCAGCGCTAATTCCGGATCTGATCCTCGGTGCGGAGGCACGTGTTCTGGAGATGGCGGCGAAAGCCGCGAGCGAACCCCAACCATTCCATCACCGGCTCCAGACGGCACGAACAAACATGCCCGCACCAGAATTGCCCGATGCCAACAGCCTCGGGGGATTGAGGGATAAGGCGCAGGGCTGCACGCTTTGTCCGATCCATTGCAAAGCCACGCAAACTGTCTTTGGCGAGGGACCGGCTGATGCCGACGTAATGATCGTCGGTGAGCAGCCGGGCGATCACGAAGATCTGGCTGGCAGGCCTTTTGTGGGCCCGGCAGGAAAGGTATTTGACCAGACGCTCGCGGTTGTCGGAATGGACCGTTCGAAACTTTATGTCACCAATGCCGTCAAGCACTTCAAATATGAAAGCCGTGGCAAAAAGCGTATTCACCAGCGTCCGGATGCGGGAGAAGTGCAGCGATGCAGGTGGTGGCTGACGCGGGAAATCGACCTCATTCAGCCGAAACTGATTGTCGCAATGGGCGCCACTGCGGTTTTCGCTCTGACTGGAATGAAAGAAAAACTATCAGATTTGCGCGGCAAGCCTATACCGATGGATGGTGGCAGAATGCTGTTCATCACCGTGCATCCATCCTATCTGCTTCGCATTCCAGAAAGCGCGAAGCGCAACGAAGAACTACAAAGATTTCAAGATGATATGACAAGCATCAGGCGGCTGGTTGATACCGGCATTGTCGCCTGA
- a CDS encoding helix-turn-helix transcriptional regulator: protein MNPEAILKAISHPARLQFLAWLKHPERHFCQDHPFSMGVCANQFQVGGLSQSTVSSHLAILQSAGLIKSKKVGQWVFFERNEETIDAFLDHLKTNL, encoded by the coding sequence ATGAACCCGGAGGCCATCCTCAAGGCGATCTCGCATCCGGCACGACTGCAGTTTCTGGCATGGTTGAAACACCCGGAACGGCATTTCTGTCAGGATCATCCGTTCAGTATGGGCGTGTGCGCCAACCAGTTCCAGGTTGGCGGTCTGTCGCAATCAACCGTCTCCTCGCACCTTGCGATCCTGCAATCCGCAGGCCTCATAAAATCGAAGAAGGTTGGCCAATGGGTGTTTTTTGAACGGAACGAAGAAACAATCGACGCATTTCTCGACCATCTGAAAACCAATCTCTAA
- a CDS encoding Lrp/AsnC family transcriptional regulator codes for MTSVELDAIDLKILRELQRDGRMTNVELAERVGISAPPCLRRVRKLEEAGVIEGYHAMLNAPKLGFDLVAFCMVGLKRQSDSNLKAFAAATGGWSLVRQAWMVSGESDFLLHCVAKNLTEFQDFVIEVLTADENVDTVRTMLTIRQVKRVGLVEV; via the coding sequence GTGACCAGCGTCGAACTCGATGCCATCGATCTGAAAATATTGCGCGAATTGCAGCGTGACGGCCGCATGACAAATGTAGAGCTTGCTGAACGGGTCGGCATTTCAGCGCCGCCGTGTCTCAGGCGCGTGCGTAAGCTGGAAGAGGCCGGTGTCATCGAAGGCTATCACGCCATGTTGAACGCGCCCAAGCTTGGCTTTGATCTCGTTGCCTTCTGCATGGTCGGTCTCAAGCGCCAATCGGACAGCAATCTCAAAGCCTTCGCTGCTGCAACGGGCGGATGGTCGCTGGTGCGGCAGGCGTGGATGGTCTCAGGCGAAAGCGATTTTTTGCTGCACTGCGTGGCAAAAAACCTGACGGAGTTCCAGGATTTCGTCATTGAGGTTCTGACTGCCGACGAGAATGTCGATACGGTGCGCACCATGCTGACGATCCGTCAGGTCAAACGCGTTGGACTTGTCGAAGTCTAA
- a CDS encoding LysR family transcriptional regulator — protein sequence MPLDWDKLRIFHAAAEAGSFTHAADKLHLSQSAISRQVSALEQDVGVKLFHRHARGLILTEQGELLYRTAHDVLLKLETVKMQLTETTEKPSGKLRVTTTVGLGQGWLTDKVQEFLQLYPEMSIQLILDNEELDVNMRHADCAIRLRQPQQSDLIQRKLFTVHMHVYAAPSYINRYGEPQSIEDLDNHRIISFGEPAPNYLLDVNWLENAGRSSDNTRTPHLQINSQTSIKRACLLGIGIACLPDYIVGRDPGLIQLSLAADIPSFDTYFCYPDEMKNAAKLKAFRDFIVAKARNWNF from the coding sequence ATGCCATTGGACTGGGACAAACTGCGCATTTTCCATGCCGCCGCGGAAGCGGGTTCATTTACCCATGCGGCAGACAAGCTGCACCTGTCCCAGTCGGCGATCAGCCGTCAGGTCAGCGCATTGGAACAGGACGTCGGCGTCAAACTGTTTCACCGGCACGCCCGTGGCCTGATCCTCACGGAACAGGGTGAATTGCTGTATCGCACAGCCCATGACGTGCTTTTGAAGCTTGAAACCGTCAAGATGCAGTTGACCGAAACGACGGAGAAGCCCAGCGGCAAGCTGCGCGTCACCACCACGGTCGGCCTCGGTCAGGGTTGGTTGACGGACAAGGTACAGGAATTCCTGCAGCTTTATCCGGAAATGTCGATCCAGCTCATCCTCGACAACGAGGAACTCGACGTGAACATGCGGCACGCCGACTGCGCGATCCGCTTGCGTCAGCCGCAGCAGTCGGACCTCATCCAGCGCAAGCTGTTCACGGTGCACATGCACGTCTATGCCGCGCCATCCTACATCAATCGATATGGCGAACCGCAATCGATCGAGGATCTGGACAACCACCGTATCATCTCATTCGGTGAACCGGCTCCCAACTATCTGCTGGACGTGAACTGGCTGGAAAACGCCGGTCGTTCATCCGACAACACCCGCACGCCGCACTTGCAGATTAACAGCCAGACCTCGATCAAACGGGCCTGCCTGCTGGGAATCGGCATCGCCTGCCTGCCGGATTACATCGTTGGACGTGACCCTGGTTTGATTCAGTTGTCGCTCGCCGCGGACATTCCCTCATTCGATACCTACTTCTGCTATCCCGACGAGATGAAAAACGCTGCAAAACTGAAGGCGTTCAGAGACTTTATCGTTGCCAAGGCGCGCAACTGGAACTTCTGA
- a CDS encoding glycosyltransferase family 4 protein, whose product MSRVDLKDVQVLAPNFKKRLSGVTSTIVQLIPAQNRMGQKVAAIGPGLPAHLPWVRFRDLWRLWLAGPLGGPRIWHARRNIEMLPGIIMRDVLRMKVKLLFTSAAQRRHSGYTRWLISKMDAVVATSGRSGSFLEVPHQVIMHGVDTTLFHPGKTDEDTIAATGLPGRYLVGCFGRVRHQKGTDLFVRAMIELLPDYPEWTAVVSGRVTPEHKAFGDSLKSDTEAAGLTQRIIFQGEVDDIKPWYRRLSLYVAPSRNEGFGLTPLEAMASDVAVVASDAGAYAEMIAEGETGMVVKAGDYDSLRDAIRSYLADPDKTRQHAHAGLHHVRTAFPLENESERLGALYDKLRQN is encoded by the coding sequence TTGTCTCGGGTCGATCTCAAAGATGTGCAGGTGCTTGCGCCGAATTTTAAAAAAAGACTTTCGGGCGTAACGTCCACCATTGTTCAGCTTATTCCGGCCCAGAACCGGATGGGACAAAAGGTGGCAGCTATCGGCCCGGGCCTGCCTGCACATTTGCCATGGGTACGCTTCCGCGATCTTTGGCGGCTTTGGCTGGCCGGTCCGCTCGGCGGACCTCGCATATGGCATGCACGACGCAACATCGAAATGTTGCCGGGCATCATCATGCGCGACGTGCTGCGTATGAAGGTCAAGCTTCTCTTCACCTCCGCCGCACAAAGACGTCACTCCGGCTACACCCGCTGGCTGATTTCGAAAATGGATGCGGTCGTGGCGACCAGCGGTCGTTCCGGATCGTTTCTGGAAGTCCCGCATCAGGTCATCATGCATGGCGTTGATACGACGCTGTTTCATCCCGGCAAAACGGACGAGGACACGATAGCGGCAACTGGCCTTCCGGGTCGATATCTGGTCGGTTGTTTTGGGCGTGTCCGTCACCAGAAGGGCACTGATCTTTTCGTTCGCGCCATGATCGAGCTACTGCCCGACTATCCCGAATGGACCGCGGTGGTCTCCGGCCGGGTCACGCCCGAACATAAGGCCTTCGGTGACTCCCTGAAGTCCGATACAGAAGCCGCCGGCCTCACACAACGCATCATCTTTCAGGGGGAAGTGGATGACATCAAACCCTGGTACAGACGACTGTCGCTCTATGTTGCCCCTTCCCGCAACGAAGGTTTTGGCCTCACGCCATTGGAAGCCATGGCATCCGATGTCGCCGTCGTCGCCAGCGATGCAGGCGCTTACGCGGAAATGATCGCTGAGGGAGAGACGGGCATGGTCGTTAAGGCTGGCGACTACGATTCGCTGCGTGATGCGATCAGAAGCTATCTCGCCGATCCGGACAAAACGCGGCAACACGCACATGCCGGACTCCATCATGTCCGCACCGCCTTCCCGCTGGAAAACGAATCGGAACGGCTAGGCGCGCTCTACGACAAGCTACGGCAGAACTGA
- the trxB gene encoding thioredoxin-disulfide reductase — MSARHTKVLIIGSGPAGYTAAIYAARAMLKPVLIAGMEQGGQLMITTDVENYPGFADPIQGPWLMDQMLKQATHVGAEIVNDLVTEVETTVRPFVVRTDSGQVWTADTLIIATGAKAKWLGIESEQHFQGFGVSACATCDGFFYRNKDVIVVGGGNSAVEEALYLAHIAKTVTVVHRRDSFRSEKILQERLFAKENVKILWNTEVAEITGAPAKHPMPPSVSGAKLRDTKTGEISEMPIDGVFVAIGHAPAVELFKGKVKLKDNGYMWTAADSTATSVEGIFAAGDVTDDIYRQAITAAGMGCMAALEAERYLTAHQPLAVAAE, encoded by the coding sequence ATGTCTGCCCGCCACACCAAGGTATTAATCATCGGTTCCGGCCCCGCCGGCTACACGGCCGCGATCTACGCTGCGCGCGCGATGCTGAAACCTGTGCTGATTGCCGGCATGGAACAGGGTGGCCAGTTGATGATCACCACGGATGTTGAAAACTATCCAGGCTTTGCCGATCCTATTCAGGGTCCCTGGCTGATGGATCAGATGCTGAAGCAGGCAACCCACGTCGGTGCAGAAATCGTCAATGACCTCGTAACCGAAGTTGAAACCACGGTACGCCCCTTCGTCGTCCGCACCGATTCCGGACAGGTCTGGACCGCAGACACACTGATTATTGCGACCGGCGCGAAAGCCAAGTGGCTTGGCATCGAAAGCGAACAGCACTTTCAGGGCTTTGGCGTTTCGGCCTGCGCGACCTGCGACGGCTTCTTCTATCGCAACAAGGATGTGATCGTCGTGGGTGGCGGAAATTCTGCAGTCGAGGAAGCACTCTATCTCGCCCATATCGCCAAGACCGTCACCGTCGTACATCGGCGTGACAGCTTCCGCTCGGAAAAGATCCTTCAGGAGCGCCTGTTCGCCAAGGAAAACGTCAAGATCCTCTGGAACACGGAAGTGGCTGAGATCACCGGCGCACCTGCCAAGCATCCAATGCCACCATCGGTTTCCGGTGCGAAGTTGCGCGACACGAAGACCGGCGAAATCAGCGAAATGCCGATCGACGGCGTCTTCGTCGCAATTGGTCACGCGCCGGCCGTCGAACTGTTCAAGGGCAAAGTGAAGCTCAAGGACAATGGCTACATGTGGACGGCTGCCGATTCCACGGCAACGAGTGTTGAAGGCATTTTTGCTGCCGGCGACGTGACTGACGACATCTATCGACAGGCTATCACGGCCGCTGGCATGGGTTGCATGGCAGCACTCGAGGCCGAACGTTATCTGACCGCACATCAACCGCTTGCGGTAGCAGCCGAATAA
- a CDS encoding ATPase, with protein sequence MTDKMEVLNERLFDVDRETLFRAFSEPELLAQWWGPHGFTNTIGAFDFRPGGTWQITMTASNGTDFHNTSTFQEITAPARIVFLHHEPMHVYTMEIDFTEQEDGTLLNWRMLFDATDENLEIKKFIAAANEQNFDRLEEVVLQR encoded by the coding sequence ATGACGGACAAAATGGAAGTTCTGAACGAGCGGCTGTTTGACGTCGATCGCGAAACGCTGTTCCGGGCTTTCTCGGAGCCCGAACTGTTGGCGCAATGGTGGGGCCCGCATGGCTTCACCAACACAATTGGCGCCTTCGATTTCAGGCCCGGAGGCACGTGGCAGATCACCATGACGGCGTCCAATGGCACCGATTTTCACAACACTTCCACGTTTCAGGAGATCACGGCACCGGCACGCATCGTCTTCCTGCATCACGAGCCGATGCACGTTTACACGATGGAAATCGACTTTACGGAACAGGAAGACGGCACATTGCTGAACTGGCGAATGCTGTTTGACGCAACAGATGAAAATCTGGAAATCAAAAAGTTTATCGCTGCTGCCAACGAGCAGAACTTCGACCGATTGGAAGAGGTTGTCCTGCAGCGATAA
- a CDS encoding alkene reductase: MTSLFEPAQAGDIVLANRIVMAPLTRNRSPGAIPNNLNATYYEQRASAGLIVTEGTPISQQGQGYADVPGLYKKEAVDGWKTVTDGVHAAGGKIVAQIWHVGRISHTSLQPHGGQPVAPSAITAKSKTYIINDDGTGAFAETSEPRALTHDDIGLILEDYRSGARAAIEAGFDGVEIHAANGYLIEQFLKSSTNERTDQYGGSIENRARFLLEVVDTVTKEIGAGRTGIRLSPVTPANDIFEADPQPLYNYVAEQLGSRSLAFIHVVEGATGGPRDFKQGDKPFDYDAFKAAYRNAGGKGLWIGNNGYDRDTAIAAVENGKVDAVAFGKAFIANPDLVRRLKDDAPLNEPNQPTFYGGGAQGYTDYPALA, translated from the coding sequence ATGACCAGTCTTTTCGAACCGGCACAGGCCGGCGACATTGTCCTCGCCAACCGAATTGTCATGGCGCCCCTCACCCGCAACCGGTCTCCCGGGGCAATTCCCAACAATTTGAACGCCACATATTACGAACAGCGCGCCTCGGCCGGTCTGATTGTAACGGAAGGCACGCCGATCTCTCAGCAGGGCCAGGGCTACGCCGACGTTCCCGGTCTCTATAAGAAAGAAGCTGTTGACGGCTGGAAGACGGTCACAGACGGCGTTCACGCTGCCGGCGGCAAGATCGTCGCCCAGATCTGGCATGTCGGGCGTATCTCGCACACCTCGCTGCAACCGCATGGTGGGCAGCCTGTCGCGCCATCTGCGATCACGGCAAAATCCAAGACCTATATCATCAACGACGACGGCACCGGCGCTTTTGCCGAAACCTCTGAGCCTCGCGCGCTCACGCATGATGATATCGGCCTTATCCTTGAAGACTATCGCTCCGGCGCACGTGCAGCGATCGAAGCAGGTTTCGACGGCGTCGAAATTCATGCTGCCAATGGCTACCTCATCGAGCAGTTCCTGAAATCCAGCACCAATGAGCGCACCGACCAATATGGCGGCTCGATCGAAAACCGCGCCCGTTTCCTTCTGGAAGTCGTTGATACCGTGACAAAGGAAATTGGCGCTGGCCGCACCGGTATCCGCTTGTCTCCGGTCACACCGGCCAACGACATCTTCGAAGCTGATCCGCAGCCGCTCTACAACTATGTTGCCGAGCAACTTGGCAGCCGCAGCCTGGCGTTCATCCACGTCGTCGAGGGCGCAACCGGCGGTCCGCGTGACTTCAAGCAAGGAGACAAGCCGTTCGACTACGACGCCTTCAAGGCTGCCTATCGCAACGCTGGCGGCAAGGGGCTCTGGATCGGCAACAACGGCTATGATCGTGACACCGCGATAGCAGCGGTCGAAAACGGCAAGGTCGACGCTGTCGCCTTCGGTAAGGCGTTTATTGCAAACCCGGATCTGGTCCGCCGCCTCAAAGACGACGCGCCGCTGAATGAGCCCAACCAGCCGACCTTCTATGGCGGCGGCGCCCAAGGTTACACGGATTACCCGGCTCTCGCCTGA
- a CDS encoding MFS transporter, with the protein MEATPEEELAGRREWIGLFVLSIACLIYSMDLSVLFLAIPAIVADLDPSASELLWINDIYGFMVAGFLVTMGTLGDRIGRRRVLLIGAFAFGIASALAAFSSTSQQLIISRALLGIAGATIAPSTLSLIVNMFRSEAERNRAIGIWGTAFALGGVIGPLIGGFLLQYFHWGAVFLINIPIMLALLAVAPFLLPEYKNSEGASIDLLSVVLSLATVLPVIYGFKHMAAYGFQADQLLAIVIGLCFGAVFLRRQKRLEHPLIDLQLFRIPAFNASLVVNLAGVFFVFGVFLYQNLYLQLVLDLTPLSAAIWSLPSALVFTIMSLQAYRFTNRLGAVKTVLIGLVINALGTAVMAIAAYSQSIYGILGASTLIGLGFVPVILTTTGLIVGTAPPERAGSASAISETSAEFGGALGVALLGSLGTVIYRMSLSNTDLSSLSEDQATAVSSTLAGAVETAKAMGVTGQQAWLDIARNGFSLGFAACCLLASVTLLLLAAIAKKIYAKAHIEE; encoded by the coding sequence ATGGAAGCGACACCGGAAGAAGAGCTGGCAGGCAGGCGCGAATGGATCGGTCTCTTTGTGTTGTCTATCGCCTGCCTGATCTATTCGATGGATCTGTCGGTGCTGTTTCTTGCGATCCCAGCAATCGTCGCTGATCTCGACCCATCCGCTTCGGAGCTTCTGTGGATCAACGACATCTACGGCTTCATGGTCGCAGGGTTTCTCGTGACCATGGGCACGCTGGGTGACCGTATCGGGCGCCGTCGCGTCCTGTTGATCGGCGCCTTTGCCTTTGGCATCGCATCTGCACTCGCCGCGTTTTCTTCCACATCTCAGCAGCTCATCATTTCGCGGGCACTTCTCGGTATCGCCGGCGCGACGATTGCGCCTTCCACACTCTCGCTCATCGTCAACATGTTCAGGAGTGAGGCCGAACGCAACCGTGCCATAGGCATCTGGGGCACCGCCTTCGCGCTCGGCGGCGTGATCGGCCCGCTGATTGGCGGCTTCCTGCTGCAATATTTTCACTGGGGAGCTGTATTCCTTATCAATATTCCGATCATGCTGGCGCTTCTCGCCGTCGCCCCGTTCCTGTTGCCGGAATACAAGAACAGCGAGGGTGCATCGATCGACCTCCTGAGCGTCGTTCTCTCACTCGCAACGGTTCTGCCGGTCATTTACGGCTTCAAACATATGGCAGCTTATGGGTTTCAAGCAGATCAGTTGCTCGCCATCGTGATTGGCCTCTGCTTCGGCGCCGTCTTCCTGCGGCGGCAAAAACGGCTTGAGCATCCGCTGATAGACCTGCAGCTCTTTCGCATTCCGGCTTTCAACGCCTCTCTGGTCGTTAATCTCGCTGGCGTTTTTTTCGTTTTCGGCGTCTTTCTCTACCAAAATCTCTATTTGCAGCTTGTCCTCGATCTGACACCACTTTCCGCAGCCATCTGGTCACTGCCCTCTGCGCTGGTTTTCACCATCATGTCGCTGCAAGCCTACCGGTTCACCAATAGGCTTGGTGCAGTCAAGACCGTGCTGATCGGTCTTGTCATCAACGCCTTGGGCACAGCGGTCATGGCCATTGCCGCATATAGCCAGTCGATCTACGGCATTCTTGGCGCCAGTACGCTGATCGGACTTGGTTTCGTCCCGGTCATTCTCACCACAACAGGGCTTATCGTCGGAACCGCCCCACCTGAACGGGCGGGTTCCGCATCAGCAATCTCCGAAACCAGTGCGGAATTCGGCGGTGCCTTGGGGGTGGCGCTGCTCGGCAGCCTCGGCACCGTTATTTATCGTATGTCCCTGAGCAACACCGATCTGTCGAGCCTGAGCGAAGATCAGGCCACTGCGGTCTCATCCACGCTCGCGGGTGCGGTGGAGACCGCAAAGGCAATGGGCGTGACTGGTCAGCAAGCCTGGTTGGATATTGCCCGAAACGGCTTTTCCCTTGGTTTCGCGGCCTGCTGCCTACTGGCATCGGTGACATTGTTGCTTCTTGCCGCGATTGCCAAAAAGATCTACGCCAAGGCACACATCGAAGAGTGA